A window of Puntigrus tetrazona isolate hp1 chromosome 11, ASM1883169v1, whole genome shotgun sequence contains these coding sequences:
- the smug1 gene encoding single-strand-selective monofunctional uracil-DNA glycosylase 1, translated as MQSRPEVESGDASARDPPGLPDLAADRLFNGSTAASRFLRAELELNARLRTLTFGKPVRYTYNPLEYAWDTHRCYVEKYCQEGQSVLFLGMNPGPFGMAQTGVPFGEVKAVRGWLQITGAVGRPPEEHPKRRIAGLECTQSEVSGARFWGFFRELCGETHNFFRHCFVHNLCPLIFMSESGKNLTPPELAAAERDALLSCCDGALCQAVGALGVSMVIGVGRLAEQRARRALAGAGLDVRVEGIMHPSPRNPLANKGWAAVARDKLDRLGVLALLTSAG; from the exons ATGCAGTCACGTCCCGAAGTCGAGAG TGGAGACGCGTCCGCTCGGGACCCCCCCGGCCTGCCGGACCTGGCCGCCGACCGGCTCTTTAACGGCTCCACCGCCGCCTCCAGGTTCCTGAGGGCCGAGCTGGAGCTGAACGCGCGCTTGCGGACGCTGACGTTTGGGAAACCGGTGCGGTACACCTACAACCCGCTGGAGTACGCCTGGGACACGCATCGCTGTTACGTGGAGAAATACTGCCAGGAGGGCCAGAGCGTCCTCTTTCTGGGCATGAACCCAGGGCCGTTCGGCATGGCACAGACAGGG GTGCCGTTCGGCGAGGTGAAGGCCGTGCGCGGCTGGCTGCAGATCACCGGAGCGGTGGGCCGTCCGCCGGAGGAGCATCCCAAGAGACGGATCGCGGGCCTGGAGTGCACTCAGAGCGAAGTGAGCGGAGCCCGCTTCTGGGGCTTCTTCCGAGAGCTCTGCGGGGAGACGCACAACTTCTTCCGCCACTGTTTCGTGCACAACCTGTGCCCCCTCATCTTCATGAGCGAGTCGGGGAAGAACCTGACCCCGCCGGAGCTCGCGGCCGCCGAGCGCGACGCCCTGCTGTCCTGCTGCGACGGCGCTCTCTGTCAGGCGGTCGGCGCGCTCGGGGTCTCCATGGTGATCGGGGTGGGCAGGCTGGCCGAGCAGCGCGCTCGACGGGCCCTCGCTGGGGCCGGCCTCGACGTGAGGGTGGAGGGGATCATGCATCCGTCCCCCAGGAACCCGCTGGCTAATAAAGGATGGGCTGCCGTAGCCAGAGACAAACTAGATCGTCTGGGGGTGTTAGCTTTACTGACCAGCGCCGGCTGA
- the hnrnpa1a gene encoding heterogeneous nuclear ribonucleoprotein A1a isoform X1, which translates to MSKEQQTPREPEQLRKLFIGGLSFETTDESLRAHFEQWGTLTDCVVMRDPNTKRSRGFGFVTYSSVGEVDAAMDARPHKVDGRAVEPKRAVSREDSCKPGAHSTVKKMFVGGIKEDTDEEHLREYFGQFGKIDEVNIMTEKNSDKRRGFAFITFDDHDAVDRIVIQKYHTVNGHNCEVRKALSREEMNRVSMNQRGGRGGGGGGGGGGNFGRGGGYGGGYGGGRGGYGGGDGYNGYGGNGGYGGGGPNYGGNRGYGGGGGGGGGYGNQGGGYGGGGGGYDNYNNGGGGNFGGGNFGGGGGYNDFGNYNNQSSSNYGPMKGGNYGGGGGGRSGGGPYGGGYGGGSGGGYGGGSGGRRF; encoded by the exons ATGTCCAAAGAG CAACAGACCCCCCGCGAGCCCGAGCAGCTCCGAAAGCTCTTCATCGGGGGCCTCAGTTTCGAGACAACAGATGAGAGTCTAAGGGCCCACTTCGAGCAGTGGGGGACCCTCACAGACTGCGTG GTGATGAGGGACCCCAACACAAAGAGGTCGAGGGGGTTTGGCTTCGTGACCTACAGTTCGGTGGGCGAGGTGGACGCGGCGATGGACGCCCGCCCGCACAAAGTGGACGGAAGAGCTGTGGAGCCCAAGAGGGCCGTGTCTAGAGAA GATTCGTGCAAACCAGGCGCTCACTCCACTGTTAAGAAGATGTTTGTGGGTGGAATCAAAGAAGACACGGACGAGGAACATCTGCGCGAGTATTTCGGCCAGTTCGGTAAAATCGACGAAGTGAACATCATGACCGAGAAGAACAGTGATAAGAGGAGAGGCTTCGCTTTCATAACGTTTGATGACCATGACGCTGTTGACAGGATTGTCA TACAGAAATACCACACGGTGAATGGACACAACTGTGAAGTCAGGAAAGCTCTTTCCAGAGAAGAAATGAACAGGGTGTCGATGAATCAGCGAG GCGGACGAGGAGGTGGAGGGGGCGGTGGAGGCGGTGGCAACTTTGGCAGAGGCGGAGGATATGGAG GTGGATATGGAGGAGGAAGAGGTGGCTACGGTGGAGGAGATGGATATAATGGCTACGGAGGAAatg GAGGCTACGGTGGAGGTGGGCCGAATTACGGCGGCAACCGAGGATACGGAGGCGGCGGCGGAGGCGGCGGTGGATACGGGAACCAGGGTGGAGGCTACGGCGGAGGCGGCGGCGGCTATGATAACTACAACAACGGCGGTGGAGGCAACTTCGGAGGAG GCAACTTCGGAGGCGGCGGAGGCTACAACGACTTCGGCAACTACAACAATCAATCTTCCTCTAACTACGGCCCGATGAAGGGAGGGAACTACGGCGGTGGAGGAGGCGGAAGGAGCGGCGGCGGCCCGTATGGAG GCGGTTACGGAGGAGGCTCTGGCGGAGGTTACGGAGGCGGCTCCGGTGGGCGGAGGTTTTAG
- the hnrnpa1a gene encoding heterogeneous nuclear ribonucleoprotein A1a isoform X2, which translates to MSKEQQTPREPEQLRKLFIGGLSFETTDESLRAHFEQWGTLTDCVVMRDPNTKRSRGFGFVTYSSVGEVDAAMDARPHKVDGRAVEPKRAVSREDSCKPGAHSTVKKMFVGGIKEDTDEEHLREYFGQFGKIDEVNIMTEKNSDKRRGFAFITFDDHDAVDRIVIQKYHTVNGHNCEVRKALSREEMNRVSMNQRGGRGGGGGGGGGGNFGRGGGYGGGYGGGRGGYGGGDGYNGYGGNGGYGGGGPNYGGNRGYGGGGGGGGGYGNQGGGYGGGGGGYDNYNNGGGGNFGGGNFGGGGGYNDFGNYNNQSSSNYGPMKGGNYGGGGGGRSGGGPYGGM; encoded by the exons ATGTCCAAAGAG CAACAGACCCCCCGCGAGCCCGAGCAGCTCCGAAAGCTCTTCATCGGGGGCCTCAGTTTCGAGACAACAGATGAGAGTCTAAGGGCCCACTTCGAGCAGTGGGGGACCCTCACAGACTGCGTG GTGATGAGGGACCCCAACACAAAGAGGTCGAGGGGGTTTGGCTTCGTGACCTACAGTTCGGTGGGCGAGGTGGACGCGGCGATGGACGCCCGCCCGCACAAAGTGGACGGAAGAGCTGTGGAGCCCAAGAGGGCCGTGTCTAGAGAA GATTCGTGCAAACCAGGCGCTCACTCCACTGTTAAGAAGATGTTTGTGGGTGGAATCAAAGAAGACACGGACGAGGAACATCTGCGCGAGTATTTCGGCCAGTTCGGTAAAATCGACGAAGTGAACATCATGACCGAGAAGAACAGTGATAAGAGGAGAGGCTTCGCTTTCATAACGTTTGATGACCATGACGCTGTTGACAGGATTGTCA TACAGAAATACCACACGGTGAATGGACACAACTGTGAAGTCAGGAAAGCTCTTTCCAGAGAAGAAATGAACAGGGTGTCGATGAATCAGCGAG GCGGACGAGGAGGTGGAGGGGGCGGTGGAGGCGGTGGCAACTTTGGCAGAGGCGGAGGATATGGAG GTGGATATGGAGGAGGAAGAGGTGGCTACGGTGGAGGAGATGGATATAATGGCTACGGAGGAAatg GAGGCTACGGTGGAGGTGGGCCGAATTACGGCGGCAACCGAGGATACGGAGGCGGCGGCGGAGGCGGCGGTGGATACGGGAACCAGGGTGGAGGCTACGGCGGAGGCGGCGGCGGCTATGATAACTACAACAACGGCGGTGGAGGCAACTTCGGAGGAG GCAACTTCGGAGGCGGCGGAGGCTACAACGACTTCGGCAACTACAACAATCAATCTTCCTCTAACTACGGCCCGATGAAGGGAGGGAACTACGGCGGTGGAGGAGGCGGAAGGAGCGGCGGCGGCCCGTATGGAG gGATGTAA